Within the Rutidosis leptorrhynchoides isolate AG116_Rl617_1_P2 unplaced genomic scaffold, CSIRO_AGI_Rlap_v1 contig271, whole genome shotgun sequence genome, the region TTTCAAAAGAGAGACGTGGAGTTGTATCTGTTGAGAGACATAGTGTTGTGTTGTGTTCATAGAGAGTTTTCTAAGGTagaaaataattattataacaattgaaGGATAAAATGACCTTTTTATATTAACAAATGAGAGTATTATCGTATATTTATGGTATTCTTATTAATGCCGCATATCTATCCAAAAACATGTTCTTAATGAAAATTCAAAAATAACTCATAATTATCTTAAAAACACGTTTTTCATGACCGACCATTTAATAAAGAATGATGTTTTTTATACATCTAAATGTAATTTTTACTTCACAGAAAAGAAAAATAATATCAAAAGTAAATTCAAGCGGACTCTTGATGTTTATGGAACTTTCTTTTACATTCTATTTACAGCATGTATGAGATATTTGGTTTGACTGAATTAAAAATCCAAGTTTTTTCTTGAAAATATAGAAATCCAACCTGAATTAATTAAGTTTTTTTGAAAAACAGATTGGGACAAGTGGTAATGACTAACGACTAATGGGAGGACGGACAAATGTTTATTCATTTTGCACACCGATGAATAATAGCTTTTATTATTCTCTTTCATTTTTTCTGATTCACTTCAAGCTGAATAACTAAAattttgaatttaaaaaaaaaaaataataataaaaagactaTATgtctatttttcatttatttttttaaaaccctaaatcgttataaaaaaaaaaataatatttttaatattgaaATTTATAGGAGTAATATCCTAcaaaattaatttaattatatctgaattttgtaaaataatatattttttaaatataaaatgacatttaaaataatttaaaataaattttaTTACGCGAGAGCTGACGGAGGATATTTTTCGAATGGAATGAATAATATTTCAGGGAGGACTGTTCATCAACGAAGTTGTTGACCTTCGAGGGGATTCGAAACCATTACTTTAGTTTTTTTAGGCTATAAAATTCATTTAAATACATTAGGTAATACATTTAGTTAAAAAATGATACTTCCATACTATAAATACACAAAATGAAAGCAGATGTGGTGGACGAGTAGGTTGTATCATTATTGACTATTCTAATACTACTTGCTAAGTTGAAACCTAAATTACGACGAGGAGGAGGAAACCACCTCCTCCCTCCATGAAAGAACAGTTGATTTTTTCATTCATTatgaataataattaataaacattCAAAGCAAAAGCCAACACGAAGGCCTTTTGCAGAGAGATAATCAAACCCTTCTCTTCACGTCTTCTGCTTCTTTGACTTGTTAGGTACAATTTCTCTTCTCTGGGTTTTCAACGGTTCAGTCTTTATTGAAGCTTTCTCTTTGTATAATTTGCTGGTTCCCTGTATTCAATCAAAGTATCAATCTTGGTTTATCAAAATTAAAATAGAATCCTAAGTTTGGATTTGTGTTAGTTTATAGATTCCCTGTTCCTCCCTTGATTTTGTGAGACCCTTATTAGTACATGGCATGGCATAGAGATTTCTATCAATCTTAGCCCTAATTTTGGTAGTAGAATGGCCTCAACCAGTAATGGGAACCATATAAATGAAATTGAGGAGTGTGTCAATTCTAAAACCACCACACAAAGCCCTCTTGAGATTTCAGTATCTCGAAAGACACTGCTTAGTGATGGAACCCTCGATCCAGGGAAGTCCCCGAATCGTTTCGTCCCTATTCAAAATAGAATAAGTTTCTTGAAGTTGGGTTCTGCCTCTGCCAAGTTTATGCAGATTGCTAATGATAGGGATGAGATTTCTCGTTCTGTTACTTCTTCAAACGGCCATCGGTTTCGAGAGCGATTGAATGGTGTATTTTCTCGGAAAATCGATTGGGGATCACTCAGGTCAATGTGCAAAGAGTGGATTAGAAACCCGATGAATATGGCCCTTTTTGTTTGGATTTTCTGTGTAGCCATATCGGGCGCAATCTTGTTTATGGTGATGACTGGAATGCTGAATGGTGTGCTGCCAAAGAAGTCGGTGAGGAATACATGGTTTGAAGTCAATAACCAAATCCTCAATGCACTTTTCACTCTCATGTGTCTTTATCAACATCCGCAACGATTCCATCACCTTGTTCTTCTTATTAGATGGAGACCAGAAGATATCTCGAGGCTAAGAAAGATATATTGCAAGAATGGGACATATAAGCCGCATGAATGGACTCATATTATGGTGGTTGTATTACTTCTCCATTTAAACTGTTTTGCTCAGTATGCGCTTTGCGGCCTAAACCTGGGGTATAAAAGATCAGAACGACCAGCCATCGGAGTCGCCATATGCATATCGGTTGCAATAGGTGCTCCAGCAATTGCAGGCGTTTACATGATCGTTAGCCCTCTCGGAAAGGATTACACCTCCGAAGGAGACGTGGAAGCTCAGGTCCAGATTACTGATGGCGAACAGTTAAGGGTAAAGTCACTGGAGAAAAAATACTCATTTGCAATCACCGGAGATGAGCAGAGAGTCGTCGAGAGTCAACCGAAGTGGAGCGGAGGAATACTCGATATATGGGACGATATTTCTATAGCCTATCTGTCATTATTCTGTACTTTCTGTGTTTTTGGGTGGAACATGGAGAGGCTTGGGTTCGGGAACATGTACGTTCATATCGCCACTTTTATACTCTTCTGTGCCGCTCCTTTCTGGATTTTCAACTTTGCTGCTGTTAATATTGGTAATGACATCGTCCAGGGAGCGATGAGTGTCTCGGGAATCATTTTGTGTGCATTTGGATTACTCTATGGTGGTTATTGGAGAATTCAAATGAGAAAGAGATTTAACTTGCCAGCTTATACGTTTTGTTGTGGTAAACCGGAGATCAGTGATTGCACTCTTTGGCTTTGCTGTTGTTGGTGTACGCTTGCTCAGGAAGTTCGTACGGGAAATTTTTACGAAGTAATGGAAGATGAGTTATGCACTAGACAGGGGCTTGATGATGGTAATAATGACGAGCTAATGACTTTACCATCACCAGTTGAAGGAGGACTAATTGACTTTACATCTGGCTCAGCTTCTCCCACTTTAAGCAGCTCTAGTCCAACCAAGAACGCCATGATAGGAAAATCACAGAGTCCTAGCAGATTTTCAAAGGAGTTTCACAATACTGATTGGCAGCGTTCTACTGTCAAAGAAGATTCTTGTACGACGAAAGTTGACGATCAAATCATGATCCCGCCAGTTCAATTGGTGATAAGAGACTCGGTTACAAAATGAAGTTGAATGATTACGTTTTTTCGACGAGGAATTGATTCATGTAGTGATTTGCTTGTATTTTGAATGTATATCACCGAGGCTTTTTCTTTTTTCTTGTATTTGGATTACATTTATTTCTGCTTTGACTTCATGGATACCTGATACTGGTGAGTTCTCTGGGTTTCAAATTCCGAAAATTTTGGAGTTGCTTTCTTTTAGACTATTGAATCATACTCCTGATTAT harbors:
- the LOC139882451 gene encoding uncharacterized protein: MASTSNGNHINEIEECVNSKTTTQSPLEISVSRKTLLSDGTLDPGKSPNRFVPIQNRISFLKLGSASAKFMQIANDRDEISRSVTSSNGHRFRERLNGVFSRKIDWGSLRSMCKEWIRNPMNMALFVWIFCVAISGAILFMVMTGMLNGVLPKKSVRNTWFEVNNQILNALFTLMCLYQHPQRFHHLVLLIRWRPEDISRLRKIYCKNGTYKPHEWTHIMVVVLLLHLNCFAQYALCGLNLGYKRSERPAIGVAICISVAIGAPAIAGVYMIVSPLGKDYTSEGDVEAQVQITDGEQLRVKSLEKKYSFAITGDEQRVVESQPKWSGGILDIWDDISIAYLSLFCTFCVFGWNMERLGFGNMYVHIATFILFCAAPFWIFNFAAVNIGNDIVQGAMSVSGIILCAFGLLYGGYWRIQMRKRFNLPAYTFCCGKPEISDCTLWLCCCWCTLAQEVRTGNFYEVMEDELCTRQGLDDGNNDELMTLPSPVEGGLIDFTSGSASPTLSSSSPTKNAMIGKSQSPSRFSKEFHNTDWQRSTVKEDSCTTKVDDQIMIPPVQLEMAEREYLLTCSIVSLMSGKRRDWTPSHAGRDVISSKKAQRRPVNFLERVSIFEP